One segment of Halococcus salsus DNA contains the following:
- a CDS encoding DUF5779 family protein — MSDFDLDLQAIEGEIDEADGAATRVVLGVLDGGTPKSEWVAEIESGGVLVLAVEGDLNRLAGGFARDVRELGGELIHFRQFLIVTPPGVSIDTDRLG, encoded by the coding sequence ATGAGCGATTTCGACCTGGACCTGCAGGCCATCGAAGGCGAGATCGACGAGGCGGACGGCGCGGCGACGCGGGTCGTCCTCGGCGTGCTCGACGGCGGAACCCCGAAGTCCGAGTGGGTCGCCGAGATCGAGTCGGGCGGCGTGCTCGTACTCGCGGTCGAGGGCGACCTCAACCGGCTCGCCGGCGGTTTCGCGCGCGACGTCCGCGAGCTCGGTGGCGAACTCATCCACTTCCGGCAGTTCCTGATCGTGACCCCGCCGGGCGTCAGCATCGACACCGATCGATTGGGATAG
- a CDS encoding ribbon-helix-helix domain-containing protein: MTDYTTVSIPKDLADRVEETIEGTSFSSTSDLVRFLLRSIVIQHQQQGELTEAEFDEITDQLRDLGYLG; this comes from the coding sequence ATGACCGACTACACCACCGTCTCGATCCCGAAGGACCTCGCCGACCGGGTCGAGGAGACCATCGAGGGCACCAGCTTTTCGAGCACCAGCGACCTCGTTCGTTTCCTGCTCCGAAGCATCGTGATCCAGCACCAACAACAGGGCGAGCTCACCGAGGCGGAGTTCGACGAGATAACCGACCAGCTCCGGGACCTCGGCTACCTCGGCTGA
- a CDS encoding glycosyltransferase family 2 protein, producing MPKTVSLPRSLQTGGGPLVSVVVPTYGDAEYLPEALESIANQTHRNIEIIVVDSSGVDWLHDLADRVEGFEYVEQEPRGLAAARNRGLDAATGEVVGFLDADDRWCPEKLEAQLAALDAGADIVYSDVSLLESGTKRYQSSLPIENPDTHHIDFLYEGGVPMPTVVARRECFDDHRFDERLPAVEDRHLWARLFARYRPARVAEPLACYAVREDSMSSDAAVMYESELEVIADLCDRLPELEPHRAALERKAEYKHGKRLLRAGDAAAARAPLRAALSGERSDPRVLALLAVSYLPFGHHRALRALEHLQERRQ from the coding sequence GTGCCGAAGACCGTCTCGCTCCCGCGCTCGCTCCAAACAGGCGGCGGCCCGCTCGTCTCGGTTGTCGTCCCGACCTACGGCGACGCCGAGTACCTCCCCGAGGCGCTCGAATCCATCGCGAACCAGACCCACCGAAATATCGAGATAATCGTCGTCGATAGTTCGGGCGTGGACTGGCTCCATGACCTCGCCGATCGGGTCGAGGGATTCGAGTACGTCGAACAGGAGCCGCGGGGGTTGGCGGCGGCGCGGAATCGAGGGCTCGACGCCGCGACGGGCGAGGTGGTCGGATTCCTCGATGCCGACGACCGGTGGTGTCCCGAGAAACTCGAAGCGCAGCTCGCGGCGCTCGACGCCGGTGCCGATATCGTCTACTCGGACGTCTCCCTCCTCGAAAGTGGGACGAAACGCTATCAGTCATCGTTGCCGATCGAGAACCCCGACACCCATCACATCGACTTCCTCTACGAGGGCGGCGTGCCGATGCCGACCGTCGTCGCCCGCCGGGAGTGCTTCGACGACCACCGTTTCGACGAGCGCCTGCCGGCCGTCGAGGACCGTCACCTCTGGGCTCGACTGTTCGCCCGCTATCGACCCGCCCGGGTGGCCGAACCGCTCGCGTGCTACGCCGTGCGCGAGGATTCGATGAGTTCGGACGCGGCGGTCATGTACGAATCCGAACTCGAAGTGATCGCGGACCTCTGCGACCGACTGCCGGAGCTCGAACCCCATCGCGCGGCACTCGAACGCAAGGCCGAGTACAAACACGGGAAACGGCTGCTTCGAGCCGGCGACGCCGCGGCTGCCCGTGCTCCGCTCCGGGCGGCGCTCTCGGGCGAGCGGTCCGATCCCCGGGTTCTCGCGCTGCTCGCGGTCTCGTACCTCCCGTTCGGTCACCACCGGGCGCTCCGCGCGCTCGAACACCTCCAGGAACGACGCCAGTAG
- a CDS encoding bile acid:sodium symporter family protein yields MTVLDGLERVGDLASTYFVVWILAFAGAALVTPDSFTWITPYITPLLGVIMLGMGLTLRPVDFERIAERPRDVAVGAIAQWVVMPVAAWVLTVVLSLPPALAVGVILLGAAPGGTASNVMTYLADGDVALSVSITTVTTLAAPVVMPAWVVALAGEQLQVTFAEMFSSIVQVVLIPVVAGFALRLLLDRYAPRVAEAGLNVFPAVSVVAIVAIVAAVVGANVSNILGAGLVVFVAVVAHNAVGLGAGYGVGRATGMSEDRVRACTFEVALQNSGLAVALATAYFSPLAALPPALFSVWHNISGPAVATYFSRRSGTARTDATPTGDD; encoded by the coding sequence GTCGGCGACCTCGCGAGCACCTACTTCGTGGTCTGGATCCTGGCCTTCGCGGGTGCGGCGCTCGTCACCCCCGACTCGTTCACGTGGATCACGCCGTACATCACGCCGCTGCTGGGGGTCATCATGCTCGGGATGGGACTCACGCTCCGTCCGGTGGATTTCGAGCGGATCGCCGAGCGCCCGCGCGACGTCGCCGTCGGCGCGATAGCCCAGTGGGTCGTGATGCCGGTCGCGGCGTGGGTTCTCACCGTCGTCCTCTCCCTGCCGCCCGCGCTCGCGGTCGGCGTGATACTCCTCGGGGCAGCCCCCGGCGGGACGGCCTCGAACGTGATGACCTATCTCGCCGACGGTGACGTGGCGCTCTCGGTCTCGATCACGACCGTGACGACGCTCGCCGCCCCGGTCGTGATGCCGGCGTGGGTTGTCGCGCTCGCGGGCGAACAGTTGCAGGTCACCTTCGCCGAGATGTTTTCGAGCATCGTGCAAGTCGTGCTGATCCCCGTCGTCGCGGGGTTCGCTCTTCGACTCCTCCTCGACCGCTACGCGCCGCGGGTCGCCGAGGCCGGCCTGAACGTCTTTCCCGCGGTCAGCGTGGTCGCCATCGTCGCCATCGTGGCCGCGGTGGTCGGCGCGAACGTCTCGAACATTCTGGGGGCCGGTCTGGTGGTCTTCGTCGCGGTGGTCGCCCACAACGCGGTCGGTCTCGGGGCGGGCTACGGCGTCGGCCGCGCGACCGGCATGAGCGAGGACCGGGTTCGGGCGTGTACCTTCGAGGTCGCCCTCCAGAACAGCGGGCTCGCGGTGGCGCTCGCGACGGCCTACTTCAGCCCGCTCGCCGCGCTCCCGCCCGCGCTGTTCAGCGTCTGGCACAACATCTCGGGCCCCGCGGTCGCGACCTACTTCTCGCGTCGGTCGGGGACCGCTCGGACGGACGCGACCCCGACGGGCGACGACTGA
- a CDS encoding TrmB family transcriptional regulator: MSDPTGTLADLGLTEYERRALAELFELGRTTAPTLAGATGVPKARIYGVLESLSDQGFVEVIPGRPKEYHARSPAEVLDRATENRRREYEAFREEVEGSREAFLAEFGPRYDDAVESRDDELFSVVDVGEPSEAEARRLYRTAETEVHVITTSFEYLPTVETALEEALDRGIAVRVLMLHPDHVPGGERSPAEKREVQAGIVDRLATAYPAVEIRFSTGKLPWRGTFRDPSVAYDSGEAVLLVEENDVPNAIRQAAVTSNGSFVAGLERYFELIWEYESLAEYPDPSPSN, encoded by the coding sequence ATGAGCGACCCGACGGGGACCCTCGCCGACCTGGGTCTCACGGAGTACGAACGGCGGGCGCTGGCCGAGCTGTTCGAGCTCGGTCGGACCACCGCGCCGACGCTCGCGGGAGCGACCGGGGTGCCGAAGGCTCGTATCTACGGGGTGTTGGAATCGCTCTCCGACCAGGGCTTCGTCGAGGTGATACCCGGACGGCCGAAGGAGTACCACGCCCGGTCGCCGGCGGAGGTGCTCGACCGGGCGACCGAGAATCGCCGTCGGGAGTACGAGGCCTTCCGCGAGGAGGTCGAGGGGTCGCGCGAGGCCTTCCTCGCGGAGTTCGGCCCGCGATACGACGACGCGGTCGAGAGCCGGGACGACGAGCTGTTCTCGGTCGTGGACGTCGGCGAGCCGAGCGAGGCCGAGGCGCGCCGGCTCTACCGTACCGCCGAGACGGAGGTCCACGTCATCACGACGAGCTTCGAGTACCTCCCGACCGTCGAGACCGCGCTCGAAGAGGCCCTCGACAGGGGGATCGCGGTCCGGGTGCTCATGCTCCACCCCGACCACGTCCCGGGCGGGGAGCGCTCGCCCGCGGAGAAACGCGAGGTACAGGCCGGGATCGTCGACCGCCTCGCGACGGCGTACCCGGCGGTCGAGATCCGCTTTTCGACCGGCAAACTCCCGTGGCGCGGCACGTTCCGCGACCCGAGCGTGGCCTACGACTCGGGCGAAGCGGTTCTGCTCGTCGAGGAGAACGACGTCCCGAACGCGATCCGACAGGCCGCCGTCACGAGCAACGGCTCGTTCGTCGCCGGTCTCGAACGCTACTTCGAACTGATCTGGGAGTACGAGAGCTTGGCCGAGTACCCGGACCCGTCGCCGTCGAACTGA
- a CDS encoding sulfatase, translating into MRDVLFITVDSLRADHLSCYGYGRETTPAIDALAAGGHRFENAFAHACATRASFPSILTSATALMYGGYERVSENQTLLPEALPDAYRTAGFHSNLYLSAEFGYDRGFDRFFDSKTDPSQLARLKQVVKSRLDEDGALYRLLSGAVDTAEKEAGLSFGSAYVRADEITDKALAWAEKQSEGPRFGWVHYMDVHHPYLPPERHQRALGFDPVDEREAVRLRRTMVEDPENLTPDERETLIDLYDAETRFADAEIGRLVDSVRRNWGEDTMIVLTADHGEALGEHGEFGHSQTFFDEVLHVPLVVDPGTGANEPKTHDELVGLLDLTPTIVDYAGGTQSEAFHGHSLRPLLDGTGEWPREHVVGDWSAENTGEGEHRYAYRDRRWKYVERDGTGALYDLRSDPDEEADVAADHPDECERIEAILDDHRRTIVATDDDLSTVAMDETTKQRLRDLGYAE; encoded by the coding sequence ATGCGAGACGTGCTGTTCATCACCGTCGACTCGCTCCGGGCCGACCACCTCTCCTGCTACGGCTACGGCCGCGAGACGACCCCGGCCATCGACGCGCTCGCGGCCGGCGGCCACCGCTTCGAGAACGCGTTCGCCCACGCGTGCGCGACCCGCGCCTCCTTCCCCTCGATCCTGACCTCCGCGACGGCGCTGATGTACGGCGGTTACGAGCGGGTCTCCGAAAACCAGACCCTCCTCCCCGAGGCGCTCCCCGATGCCTATCGCACCGCCGGCTTTCACTCGAACCTCTATCTCTCGGCGGAGTTCGGCTACGACCGCGGCTTCGACCGCTTCTTCGATTCCAAAACGGATCCCTCCCAGCTCGCACGACTCAAGCAGGTCGTCAAGAGCCGACTCGACGAGGACGGCGCGCTCTACCGACTCCTCTCGGGCGCGGTCGACACCGCCGAGAAGGAGGCCGGCCTCTCCTTCGGCTCGGCCTACGTCCGCGCCGACGAGATCACCGACAAGGCACTCGCGTGGGCCGAAAAACAGTCCGAAGGGCCGCGATTCGGTTGGGTCCACTACATGGACGTCCACCACCCCTACCTCCCACCCGAGCGCCACCAGCGCGCCCTGGGGTTCGACCCGGTGGACGAACGCGAGGCGGTGCGCCTCCGTCGGACGATGGTTGAGGACCCCGAAAACCTGACCCCCGACGAACGCGAGACCCTGATCGACCTCTACGACGCCGAGACCCGCTTCGCCGATGCCGAGATCGGTCGCCTCGTCGATTCCGTCCGCCGCAACTGGGGCGAGGACACCATGATCGTACTCACCGCCGACCACGGTGAAGCGCTCGGCGAGCATGGAGAGTTCGGCCACTCACAGACCTTCTTCGACGAGGTGCTCCACGTCCCGCTGGTGGTCGACCCCGGAACCGGAGCCAACGAGCCGAAGACGCACGACGAACTCGTCGGACTGCTCGACCTGACCCCGACCATCGTGGACTACGCGGGCGGGACGCAGTCCGAAGCCTTCCACGGCCACAGCCTTCGCCCGCTGCTCGACGGAACCGGGGAGTGGCCGCGCGAGCACGTCGTCGGGGATTGGTCGGCCGAGAACACCGGCGAGGGCGAGCACCGCTACGCCTACCGCGACCGTCGCTGGAAGTACGTCGAGCGCGACGGGACGGGCGCGCTCTACGATCTTCGGAGTGATCCCGACGAAGAGGCGGACGTCGCGGCCGACCACCCCGACGAGTGCGAGCGCATCGAGGCGATCCTCGACGACCACCGCCGGACGATAGTCGCGACCGACGACGACCTCTCGACCGTGGCGATGGACGAGACCACGAAACAGCGCCTCCGCGACCTCGGCTACGCGGAGTGA
- the aglJ gene encoding S-layer glycoprotein N-glycosyltransferase AglJ produces MVDRGDVCVLIPTYNEAATIGDVVGEFRERGFEDVLVVDGHSTDDTVAIARENGARVVEQSGQGRGTGKGQAVREGVARSTAPYLLMLDGDGTYRPADADALLEPLLTGEADHVVGDRYADMADGAMTRFNGVGNRLINRAFRSIHGRDVGDVLSGYRAFTRESFEQCDPRSDGFGIETELAVECVKHGVPLTVVPIEYHARPENSETNLRPVRDGAKILLTLYRLAKTNNPLFYFGSAGVLSGIAGVAVAAYVFVEWVTLRVSHEVLAVAAAFAIIVGVQLVIFGVLSDMILAINREQTRRFEALLDREATDRPRTDYRRPGSSMERAGSADEPDRSPKRDPSADPPAERVGAERD; encoded by the coding sequence ATGGTCGACCGCGGCGACGTCTGCGTGCTGATCCCGACCTACAACGAGGCCGCGACGATCGGCGACGTCGTCGGCGAGTTCCGCGAACGGGGGTTCGAGGACGTGCTCGTGGTCGACGGCCACTCGACCGACGACACGGTCGCGATCGCACGCGAGAACGGCGCGCGCGTCGTCGAGCAGTCCGGACAAGGGCGGGGCACCGGCAAGGGCCAGGCGGTTCGCGAGGGCGTCGCGCGCTCGACGGCTCCCTACCTCCTGATGCTCGACGGCGACGGCACGTACCGTCCGGCCGACGCCGACGCGCTCCTCGAACCCCTCCTCACCGGGGAAGCCGACCACGTCGTCGGCGACCGCTACGCCGACATGGCCGACGGCGCGATGACCCGGTTCAACGGCGTCGGGAACCGGCTGATCAACCGGGCGTTCCGCTCGATCCACGGTCGCGACGTCGGCGACGTGCTGAGCGGCTACCGCGCGTTCACTCGCGAGTCGTTCGAGCAGTGTGACCCGCGCTCGGACGGCTTCGGTATCGAGACCGAACTCGCCGTCGAGTGCGTCAAACACGGGGTTCCCCTCACGGTAGTACCGATAGAGTATCACGCCCGCCCCGAGAACTCCGAGACCAACCTCAGACCCGTCCGCGACGGCGCGAAGATCCTCCTCACGCTCTACCGGCTGGCGAAAACCAACAACCCGCTCTTCTACTTCGGGAGCGCAGGCGTGCTCTCGGGGATCGCTGGGGTCGCCGTCGCGGCCTACGTCTTCGTCGAGTGGGTCACCCTCCGGGTCTCCCACGAGGTGCTCGCGGTCGCGGCGGCCTTCGCCATCATCGTCGGCGTCCAACTGGTGATCTTCGGCGTGCTCTCGGACATGATCCTCGCGATCAACCGCGAACAGACCCGACGGTTCGAGGCGCTGCTCGACCGGGAGGCGACCGACCGCCCGCGGACGGACTACCGCCGGCCCGGCAGTTCGATGGAGCGGGCCGGATCGGCCGACGAGCCGGACCGGTCACCGAAGCGCGACCCGTCCGCCGATCCACCAGCCGAACGCGTCGGCGCGGAGCGCGACTAG
- a CDS encoding lipopolysaccharide biosynthesis protein → MGGSRESLMRIGQTSVVNFVSEVATSVFGFVVTIYLARELGSAVLGEYYLVAAVVVWGKVLGGQGIQMATRKRISEGSDEANFFGGGLSLQTFAFVLLAAAILIFRGPVNDYLRTDAAILLVVLLFTGLLVWQVRAALEGRHRVDLSSLLGPFDRLLRGLLQIGVVVVGLGTVKWLLTGFAAAEFVTGMVGIALLGLRPRLPTRAQVASMLDYAKYSWFSGLESRTFASMDTLVLAIPIFAVSSSRIGIYEVAWNLASILAVFGASVSTTLFPAISRLSSAENREAIRGLIDDSIAFSGLFVVPGLVGCLVVGDRVLAIYGGEFARGYAVLVVLVVGRLLYVYESQLTNVLAAVDRPDAAFRVNVVFVATNLVLNLGLVYAFGWLGAAVATTTSAAVGLVLGYALLRKVIAVPIPARELANQAVAAVAMGVVVLAARGPAPAGVPWTVGLVTFGGAVYFVGLVGLSNRFRATVRRNLPIP, encoded by the coding sequence GTGGGTGGGTCCCGTGAGTCGCTGATGCGGATCGGCCAGACCTCCGTCGTCAACTTCGTCTCGGAGGTCGCGACCTCGGTCTTCGGCTTCGTGGTGACGATCTACCTCGCGCGCGAACTCGGGAGCGCGGTGCTCGGGGAGTACTACCTCGTCGCGGCCGTCGTGGTCTGGGGGAAGGTCCTCGGCGGCCAGGGCATCCAGATGGCGACCCGAAAGCGCATCAGCGAGGGCTCCGACGAGGCGAACTTCTTCGGCGGCGGGCTCTCGCTGCAGACGTTCGCGTTCGTCCTCCTCGCGGCGGCGATCCTGATCTTCCGCGGCCCGGTCAACGACTATCTCCGGACCGACGCCGCGATTCTCCTGGTCGTCCTCCTCTTCACTGGACTCCTCGTCTGGCAGGTCCGGGCCGCGCTCGAAGGCCGCCATCGAGTAGACCTCTCCTCGCTCCTCGGGCCGTTCGACCGCCTGCTTCGCGGCCTCCTCCAGATCGGGGTCGTGGTCGTTGGCCTCGGCACGGTCAAGTGGCTCCTGACGGGATTCGCGGCGGCGGAATTCGTCACGGGCATGGTGGGTATCGCACTGCTCGGTCTCCGACCGCGGCTCCCGACCCGCGCACAGGTCGCGAGCATGCTCGACTACGCCAAGTACTCGTGGTTCTCGGGGCTCGAATCACGGACCTTCGCCTCGATGGACACCCTCGTGCTCGCGATTCCAATTTTTGCCGTGAGTTCGAGCCGGATCGGGATCTACGAGGTCGCCTGGAACCTCGCCTCGATCCTCGCGGTGTTCGGCGCGTCGGTGAGCACCACGCTCTTTCCCGCTATCAGCCGGCTGTCGAGCGCCGAGAACCGGGAGGCGATCCGTGGGCTGATCGACGACTCGATCGCCTTCTCGGGGCTGTTCGTGGTGCCCGGCCTCGTCGGCTGTCTCGTCGTCGGCGACCGGGTGCTCGCGATCTACGGCGGGGAGTTCGCCCGGGGCTACGCCGTCCTCGTCGTGCTCGTCGTGGGGCGCTTGCTCTACGTCTACGAGTCCCAGCTCACCAACGTCCTCGCGGCCGTCGACCGCCCCGACGCCGCCTTCCGGGTCAACGTGGTCTTCGTCGCCACCAACCTCGTCCTCAACCTCGGTCTCGTCTACGCCTTCGGCTGGCTCGGCGCGGCGGTCGCCACCACGACCTCGGCGGCGGTAGGACTCGTCCTCGGCTACGCCCTACTCCGAAAGGTCATCGCCGTTCCGATACCCGCCCGCGAACTCGCGAACCAGGCCGTCGCCGCCGTCGCGATGGGCGTCGTGGTTCTCGCGGCCCGCGGCCCCGCACCCGCCGGCGTGCCGTGGACGGTCGGCCTAGTCACGTTCGGCGGGGCGGTCTACTTCGTCGGGCTCGTCGGGCTCTCGAACCGGTTTCGCGCCACGGTTCGGCGGAACCTCCCCATCCCCTGA
- a CDS encoding sulfatase, producing MPDTPNLLLLCVDCLRGDAIDDSWGETPFLDSFVARGRSYANCFASATTTTPCVASMMTGRYAEGNGVRSLREARLAPDVSTLAERLSAAGYDTTAFVTGPLVADTDLDRGFDTYRYRENTESLFDGWEPTGLETRLAAEEPAFCYLHLWELHEPITVPPNFDSEEYGRWPYERALSALDSHLERLLESVPENTVVALCGDHGESITWRHNPLRRVTKRARDKVRYEFGVDTRRMERGLDRLTESLAPAPIHDHFVENGHGETVFDHVANVPLVLSGPDIEPGRETAVCRQVDTFPTLLDALGFDWEASIDGESLRDPTDEGIDDREAYIRACGAALRGKQNWVRALRTSTEKYVEYPNRDWDPELYDLVADPAERAPADDPDPHRLRALASRLPESEGVATERLAIDDRLRALGYR from the coding sequence ATGCCCGACACGCCGAACCTGCTTCTCCTCTGTGTCGACTGTCTGCGCGGCGACGCGATCGACGACAGCTGGGGTGAGACCCCGTTTCTCGACTCGTTCGTCGCGCGTGGGCGCTCGTACGCCAACTGTTTCGCGTCGGCCACCACGACGACCCCCTGTGTCGCGAGCATGATGACTGGCCGCTACGCCGAGGGAAACGGCGTCCGCTCGCTCCGGGAGGCCCGACTCGCGCCCGACGTCTCGACGCTGGCCGAACGACTCTCCGCGGCGGGCTACGACACCACCGCGTTCGTCACCGGCCCGCTGGTGGCCGACACCGACCTCGACCGGGGGTTCGACACCTACCGCTACCGCGAGAACACCGAGTCGTTGTTCGACGGCTGGGAGCCGACCGGACTCGAAACGCGGCTCGCAGCCGAGGAGCCCGCCTTCTGTTATCTCCACCTCTGGGAGCTCCACGAACCCATCACGGTTCCACCGAACTTCGACAGCGAGGAGTACGGTCGCTGGCCCTACGAACGCGCGCTCTCGGCGCTCGACTCGCATCTCGAACGCCTCCTCGAATCGGTTCCCGAGAACACGGTGGTCGCGCTCTGTGGCGACCACGGCGAGAGCATCACGTGGCGGCACAACCCCCTCCGCCGGGTCACGAAGCGCGCTCGTGACAAGGTCCGCTACGAGTTCGGCGTCGATACTCGGAGGATGGAACGGGGGCTCGACCGCCTCACGGAGAGCCTCGCACCCGCACCGATCCACGACCACTTCGTCGAGAACGGTCACGGCGAGACGGTCTTCGACCACGTCGCGAACGTCCCACTCGTCCTCTCGGGGCCCGACATCGAACCGGGTCGCGAGACCGCTGTCTGTCGCCAAGTGGACACCTTCCCGACGCTGCTCGACGCGCTCGGGTTCGACTGGGAGGCGAGTATCGACGGCGAGTCGCTGCGCGATCCGACGGACGAAGGAATCGACGACCGCGAGGCTTACATCCGGGCCTGCGGCGCGGCGCTCCGCGGGAAGCAGAACTGGGTTCGTGCCCTTCGAACCTCGACGGAGAAGTACGTCGAGTACCCGAACCGCGACTGGGACCCCGAACTCTACGACCTCGTCGCCGACCCCGCCGAGCGCGCGCCGGCCGACGACCCCGACCCCCATCGTCTACGCGCGCTCGCGAGCCGACTCCCCGAGTCCGAGGGCGTCGCCACCGAACGCCTCGCGATCGACGACCGGCTCCGCGCGCTCGGCTACCGCTGA